From the Primulina tabacum isolate GXHZ01 chromosome 15, ASM2559414v2, whole genome shotgun sequence genome, one window contains:
- the LOC142526263 gene encoding potassium transporter 11 isoform X1: protein MASEVEIDEDTTKGSMWVLEQKLDQPMDEEAGRLRNMYREKKFSVILLLRLAFQSLGVVYGDLGTSPLYVFYNTFPHGIQDTEDVIGALSLIIYSLTLIPLLKYVFIVCRANDNGQGGTFALYSLLCRHAKVKTIPNQHRTDEELTTYSRTTFHEKSFAAKTKRWLEAHASRRNALLILVLVGTCMVIGDGILTPAISVLSASGGIKVDYPKLSNDVVVLVAVVILVGLFSLQHYGTDRVGWLFAPVVLLWFLMIGGIGIYNICTYDTSVLRAFSPVYIYRYFKRGGKDGWTSLGGIMLSITGTEALFADLAHFPVSAIQLAFTVVVFPCLLLAYSGQAAYLMENKEHVVNAFYHSIPEKIYWPMFIVATLAAIIASQATISATFSIIKQALALGCFPRVKVVHTSKKFLGQIYIPDINWILMVLCIAVTAGFRNQSQIGNAYGTAVVIVMLATTLLMTLIMLLVWHCHWILVLLFTFFSLLVECTYFSAVLFKIDQGGWVPLVIAAAFLVIMFVWHYGTVKRYEFEMHSKVSMAWILGLGPSLGLVRVPGIGLVYTELASGVPRIFSHFITNLPAIHSVVVFVCVKYLPVYTVPVEERFLVKRIGPKNFHMFRCVARYGYKDLHKKNDDFEKQLFNNLFLFVRLESMMEGCSDSEEYSLYGQQTQQSTEFLLKDDATTSLDTTISSLDSIVPACRSPMRGNNTGASSSGKESGQTEGDELEFLSSCRDAGVVHIMGNTVVRARRESGIHKKVAIDYIYAFLRKICRENSVIFNVPHESLLNVGQIFYV from the exons ATGGCATCTGAGGTGGAAATTGATGAAGACACCACCAAGGGAAGCATGTGGGTTTTGGAGCAGAAGCTTGATCAACCTATGGACGAGGAGGCTGGAAGACTTAGAAACATGTATAGAGAAAAG AAATTCTCAGTAATTTTGCTGTTAAGGCTTGCGTTCCAGAGTTTGGGAGTGGTATATGGAGACCTGGGAACGTCTCCCTTGTATGTGTTCTACAATACTTTTCCTCATGGAATTCAAGACACGGAGGATGTTATTGGTGCCCTTTCATTGATTATATACTCCCTTACATTGATACCGCTCCTTAAGTACGTGTTCATTGTATGCAGAGCAAATGACAATGGTCAAG GAGGAACTTTTGCTCTTTATTCATTACTTTGTCGGCATGCTAAAGTGAAAACTATTCCCAATCAGCACCGGACTGATGAAGAGCTTACTACATATAGTCGTACCACATTCCACGAGAAATCATTTGCTGCAAAAACCAAGAGATGGCTTGAGGCACATGCATCCAGAAGGAACGCCCTTCTTATATTAGTACTTGTTGGGACATGCATGGTGATTGGTGATGGAATTCTCACTCCTGCTATATCTG TTCTTTCAGCTTCTGGAGGAATCAAGGTGGACTATCCAAAGTTGAGCAATG ATGTGGTTGTACTTGTTGCTGTAGTCATATTAGTTGGTTTGTTCAGCTTGCAACACTATGGAACAGATAGAGTTGGTTGGCTCTTTGCTCCAGTTGTACTACTGTGGTTTCTCATGATTGGAGGCATCGGCATCTACAACATATGTACTTATGATACTTCAGTTCTGAGGGCTTTTTCACCTGTATACATATATCGTTACTTTAAAAGAGGAGGAAAAGACGGTTGGACCTCCCTCGGAGGGATCATGCTTAGTATCACAG GCACTGAAGCACTTTTTGCTGATCTTGCCCATTTTCCAGTTTCTGCTATACAGCTTGCTTTTACAGTGGTCGTGTTTCCTTGCCTTCTTTTAGCCTACTCTGGGCAAGCAGCATATCTAATGGAAAATAAAGAACATGTAGTCAATGCATTTTATCATTCAATTCCCG AAAAAATATACTGGCCAATGTTTATTGTTGCAACTTTGGCTGCTATTATTGCTAGTCAAGCGACAATTTCTGCAACTTTTTCAATAATCAAGCAGGCCCTTGCACTAGGATGTTTTCCAAGAGTCAAAGTTGTCCATACATCGAAGAAGTTCCTGGGGCAAATTTATATTCCTGATATAAATTGGATTTTAATGGTTCTTTGTATTGCTGTAACTGCTGGATTTAGAAATCAAAGCCAAATTGGCAATGCTTATG GTACTGCGGTTGTGATCGTGATGCTTGCAACAACTCTTCTCATGACACTAATAATGTTACTAGTTTGGCACTGCCACTGGATCCTCGTCCTTCTTTTCACTTTCTTCTCTCTTCTGGTGGAATGTACATATTTCTCTGCGGTACTTTTCAAGATTGACCAAGGTGGTTGGGTCCCACTTGTGATTGCTGCTGCGTTTCTGGTCATCATGTTTGTGTGGCATTATGGAACAGTCAAGCGCTACGAGTTCGAGATGCATAGCAAGGTCTCCATGGCTTGGATCTTGGGTCTTGGTCCCAGCTTAGGGCTAGTCCGTGTTCCTGGAATTGGCCTTGTGTACACTGAGCTAGCCAGTGGAGTCCCTCGTATTTTCTCACATTTCATCACAAACCTACCTGCTATACATTCTGTGGTAGTATTTGTGTGTGTGAAGTATCTTCCAGTTTACACGGTTCCAGTAGAAGAAAGATTTCTTGTGAAACGTATTGGACCCAAAAACTTTCACATGTTCCGTTGCGTTGCAAGATATGGTTACAAAGACCTTCATAAAAAGAACGATGATTTTGAGAAACAACTGTTCAACAATCTCTTCCTGTTTGTTCGTCTTGAATCTATGATGGAAGGGTGTTCAGACTCGGAGGAGTACAGTTTATATGGACAACAAACACAGCAATCCACGGAATTCCTGCTGAAAGATGATGCTACAACATCTCTGGATACTACAATCTCGTCATTGGACTCGATTGTGCCTGCTTGTAGATCTCCTATGCGTGGAAACAACACTGGCGCATCATCATCAGGGAAAGAGAGCGGCCAAACAGAGGGCGATGAACTGGAGTTTTTGAGTAGTTGTAGGGATGCAGGGGTGGTGCACATAATGGGAAACACAGTAGTTAGAGCGAGGAGAGAATCTGGGATACACAAGAAAGTGGCTATTGATTATATATATGCATTTCTTAGGAAGATTTGCAGGGAAAATAGTGTCATATTCAATGTACCTCATGAAAGCCTTTTGAATGTTGGACAGATTTTTTATGtgtga
- the LOC142526263 gene encoding potassium transporter 11 isoform X2: MTMVKHRTDEELTTYSRTTFHEKSFAAKTKRWLEAHASRRNALLILVLVGTCMVIGDGILTPAISVLSASGGIKVDYPKLSNDVVVLVAVVILVGLFSLQHYGTDRVGWLFAPVVLLWFLMIGGIGIYNICTYDTSVLRAFSPVYIYRYFKRGGKDGWTSLGGIMLSITGTEALFADLAHFPVSAIQLAFTVVVFPCLLLAYSGQAAYLMENKEHVVNAFYHSIPEKIYWPMFIVATLAAIIASQATISATFSIIKQALALGCFPRVKVVHTSKKFLGQIYIPDINWILMVLCIAVTAGFRNQSQIGNAYGTAVVIVMLATTLLMTLIMLLVWHCHWILVLLFTFFSLLVECTYFSAVLFKIDQGGWVPLVIAAAFLVIMFVWHYGTVKRYEFEMHSKVSMAWILGLGPSLGLVRVPGIGLVYTELASGVPRIFSHFITNLPAIHSVVVFVCVKYLPVYTVPVEERFLVKRIGPKNFHMFRCVARYGYKDLHKKNDDFEKQLFNNLFLFVRLESMMEGCSDSEEYSLYGQQTQQSTEFLLKDDATTSLDTTISSLDSIVPACRSPMRGNNTGASSSGKESGQTEGDELEFLSSCRDAGVVHIMGNTVVRARRESGIHKKVAIDYIYAFLRKICRENSVIFNVPHESLLNVGQIFYV; the protein is encoded by the exons ATGACAATGGTCAAG CACCGGACTGATGAAGAGCTTACTACATATAGTCGTACCACATTCCACGAGAAATCATTTGCTGCAAAAACCAAGAGATGGCTTGAGGCACATGCATCCAGAAGGAACGCCCTTCTTATATTAGTACTTGTTGGGACATGCATGGTGATTGGTGATGGAATTCTCACTCCTGCTATATCTG TTCTTTCAGCTTCTGGAGGAATCAAGGTGGACTATCCAAAGTTGAGCAATG ATGTGGTTGTACTTGTTGCTGTAGTCATATTAGTTGGTTTGTTCAGCTTGCAACACTATGGAACAGATAGAGTTGGTTGGCTCTTTGCTCCAGTTGTACTACTGTGGTTTCTCATGATTGGAGGCATCGGCATCTACAACATATGTACTTATGATACTTCAGTTCTGAGGGCTTTTTCACCTGTATACATATATCGTTACTTTAAAAGAGGAGGAAAAGACGGTTGGACCTCCCTCGGAGGGATCATGCTTAGTATCACAG GCACTGAAGCACTTTTTGCTGATCTTGCCCATTTTCCAGTTTCTGCTATACAGCTTGCTTTTACAGTGGTCGTGTTTCCTTGCCTTCTTTTAGCCTACTCTGGGCAAGCAGCATATCTAATGGAAAATAAAGAACATGTAGTCAATGCATTTTATCATTCAATTCCCG AAAAAATATACTGGCCAATGTTTATTGTTGCAACTTTGGCTGCTATTATTGCTAGTCAAGCGACAATTTCTGCAACTTTTTCAATAATCAAGCAGGCCCTTGCACTAGGATGTTTTCCAAGAGTCAAAGTTGTCCATACATCGAAGAAGTTCCTGGGGCAAATTTATATTCCTGATATAAATTGGATTTTAATGGTTCTTTGTATTGCTGTAACTGCTGGATTTAGAAATCAAAGCCAAATTGGCAATGCTTATG GTACTGCGGTTGTGATCGTGATGCTTGCAACAACTCTTCTCATGACACTAATAATGTTACTAGTTTGGCACTGCCACTGGATCCTCGTCCTTCTTTTCACTTTCTTCTCTCTTCTGGTGGAATGTACATATTTCTCTGCGGTACTTTTCAAGATTGACCAAGGTGGTTGGGTCCCACTTGTGATTGCTGCTGCGTTTCTGGTCATCATGTTTGTGTGGCATTATGGAACAGTCAAGCGCTACGAGTTCGAGATGCATAGCAAGGTCTCCATGGCTTGGATCTTGGGTCTTGGTCCCAGCTTAGGGCTAGTCCGTGTTCCTGGAATTGGCCTTGTGTACACTGAGCTAGCCAGTGGAGTCCCTCGTATTTTCTCACATTTCATCACAAACCTACCTGCTATACATTCTGTGGTAGTATTTGTGTGTGTGAAGTATCTTCCAGTTTACACGGTTCCAGTAGAAGAAAGATTTCTTGTGAAACGTATTGGACCCAAAAACTTTCACATGTTCCGTTGCGTTGCAAGATATGGTTACAAAGACCTTCATAAAAAGAACGATGATTTTGAGAAACAACTGTTCAACAATCTCTTCCTGTTTGTTCGTCTTGAATCTATGATGGAAGGGTGTTCAGACTCGGAGGAGTACAGTTTATATGGACAACAAACACAGCAATCCACGGAATTCCTGCTGAAAGATGATGCTACAACATCTCTGGATACTACAATCTCGTCATTGGACTCGATTGTGCCTGCTTGTAGATCTCCTATGCGTGGAAACAACACTGGCGCATCATCATCAGGGAAAGAGAGCGGCCAAACAGAGGGCGATGAACTGGAGTTTTTGAGTAGTTGTAGGGATGCAGGGGTGGTGCACATAATGGGAAACACAGTAGTTAGAGCGAGGAGAGAATCTGGGATACACAAGAAAGTGGCTATTGATTATATATATGCATTTCTTAGGAAGATTTGCAGGGAAAATAGTGTCATATTCAATGTACCTCATGAAAGCCTTTTGAATGTTGGACAGATTTTTTATGtgtga